One Streptomyces sp. NBC_01217 genomic region harbors:
- a CDS encoding ABC transporter permease — protein sequence MPPEFSRHSASSVRRPLGLEPVVAASARGVRLRAVPRWIRRTIGPLLLLVLWQVLSATGVLHPDVLASPGTIARAGADLIADGTLPSAMGISLQRVAVGLVLGGVVGTALALVSGLSRLGEDLVDASVQMLRTVPWVGLIPLFIIWLGIGEEPKVALIALGVAFHLYLNVYAGIRGVDAQLIEAGESLGLGRWGLIRHVVLPGALPGAMTGLRYSLATAWLALVFGESVNADAGIGFLMNQAREFFRTDVIVVCLVVYAFLGLAADVIVRILERLLPQWRPTFTGQ from the coding sequence CTGCCACCCGAATTCAGTAGACATTCTGCTTCATCCGTTCGTCGGCCGCTCGGCCTGGAGCCGGTGGTCGCGGCCTCTGCCCGGGGTGTGCGTCTGCGGGCGGTTCCCCGTTGGATCCGTCGTACCATCGGGCCGCTGCTGCTGCTCGTGCTGTGGCAGGTGCTCAGCGCCACCGGGGTCCTGCACCCCGACGTGCTGGCATCGCCCGGCACCATCGCCCGGGCCGGAGCGGATCTGATCGCGGACGGCACGCTGCCGTCCGCCATGGGGATCTCGCTGCAGCGGGTTGCCGTGGGGCTGGTGCTCGGGGGTGTCGTCGGCACCGCGCTCGCGTTGGTTTCCGGGCTCTCGCGGCTCGGCGAGGATCTTGTGGACGCGAGCGTGCAGATGCTGCGCACCGTTCCCTGGGTCGGTCTCATCCCGCTCTTCATCATCTGGCTCGGGATCGGTGAGGAGCCGAAGGTGGCGCTCATCGCGCTCGGTGTGGCCTTTCATCTGTATCTCAATGTGTACGCGGGCATTCGCGGCGTCGATGCCCAACTCATCGAAGCCGGAGAGTCGTTGGGTCTCGGCCGGTGGGGACTGATTCGGCATGTGGTGCTGCCGGGAGCGCTGCCCGGGGCGATGACGGGGCTGCGTTATTCGCTCGCCACCGCATGGCTGGCGCTGGTCTTCGGCGAGTCCGTCAACGCCGATGCCGGGATCGGCTTCCTGATGAATCAGGCCCGGGAGTTCTTCCGTACCGACGTCATCGTCGTCTGTCTGGTCGTCTACGCCTTCCTCGGCCTCGCCGCCGACGTCATCGTCCGCATACTCGAAAGGCTGCTGCCGCAATGGCGACCGACGTTCACGGGGCAGTGA
- a CDS encoding HlyD family efflux transporter periplasmic adaptor subunit → MQFRQQALSKLQSPEQLDLPVRFARPQGLIALCVTVAVMAATCFWAMTGSVASTLDAPGILTHSRGSYILQSPVAGQITEVLADEGETLPRNSPLLKVRTEQGERVVRTIDAGRLTSVTATIGAVVTTGADVASVERIDGADDPLVVLLYVSGSSAASVPVGASVDLTVQSVPAQQYGVLRGKVAAVGRAAQTQQQITRFLGDAQLGEQFSERGRPLAVLVKIERSDSTESGYRWSSADGPPYAIGSMTLATGSVRLADQRPIDWLLP, encoded by the coding sequence GTGCAGTTCCGCCAACAGGCCCTTTCCAAGCTGCAGTCGCCCGAACAACTCGATCTGCCGGTGCGCTTCGCCCGCCCGCAGGGCCTGATCGCCCTCTGCGTCACCGTCGCCGTGATGGCCGCCACCTGCTTCTGGGCCATGACGGGCTCCGTCGCCAGCACGCTCGACGCCCCCGGCATCCTCACGCATTCTCGCGGCAGTTACATCCTGCAGAGTCCGGTCGCCGGGCAGATCACCGAGGTGCTCGCCGACGAGGGCGAGACCCTGCCCAGGAACTCCCCCCTGCTCAAGGTCCGTACGGAGCAGGGTGAACGCGTCGTCCGTACGATCGACGCGGGCCGGCTCACCTCGGTGACGGCAACGATCGGCGCGGTGGTCACCACCGGCGCGGACGTGGCGAGCGTCGAACGGATCGACGGGGCCGACGACCCGCTGGTCGTCCTGCTCTACGTATCAGGCAGCAGTGCCGCGTCCGTCCCGGTGGGCGCCTCCGTCGACCTCACCGTCCAGTCCGTGCCCGCTCAGCAATACGGGGTGCTGCGCGGCAAGGTGGCCGCGGTCGGCAGGGCCGCGCAGACACAGCAGCAGATCACCCGCTTCCTCGGCGACGCCCAGCTCGGCGAGCAGTTCTCCGAGCGCGGACGGCCGTTGGCGGTCCTGGTGAAGATCGAGCGCTCGGACTCCACGGAGTCCGGCTACCGCTGGTCCTCGGCCGACGGCCCCCCGTACGCGATCGGCTCCATGACCCTGGCCACCGGCTCCGTCCGTCTCGCCGACCAGCGCCCGATCGATTGGCTGCTCCCGTGA
- a CDS encoding transposase, whose protein sequence is MGSKSNRSKRYSEEFKRDAVALVRSSGRTVTEVARDLGVSAEGLRNWVRQDQADRGQGAPGELTTAEREELRRLRRLAREQAETIEVLRKAAVFFAKESDR, encoded by the coding sequence GTGGGAAGCAAGAGCAACCGCAGCAAGCGGTACTCGGAGGAGTTCAAGCGGGACGCGGTCGCCCTCGTTCGCTCCTCCGGCAGGACGGTCACCGAGGTGGCCAGGGACCTCGGGGTCAGCGCCGAGGGGCTGCGGAACTGGGTCAGGCAGGATCAGGCCGACCGGGGTCAGGGGGCGCCGGGCGAGCTGACGACGGCCGAGCGGGAGGAGTTGCGCCGGCTGCGCAGGCTGGCCCGCGAGCAGGCCGAGACCATTGAGGTGCTGCGAAAAGCGGCGGTCTTCTTCGCGAAAGAGAGCGATCGGTGA
- a CDS encoding SDR family NAD(P)-dependent oxidoreductase encodes MSTEFGWQLDNKTALVTGASTGIGLAIARRFAAEGATVYLTGRRKAELDTAVAQVGDRGIGIQGDVSRLDDLDRLFAEIEERSGRLDIVVANAGLGDYGPLGQITEEEYERTTSVNLKGTIFTIQKALPLLPVGASVILLSSSAALRAAPGLGVYAATKAAIRSLARTWAAELADRRIRVNALTPGPVETPGGDELRAAFPQDDQSAAAEPAAPTPLGRAGRPDEVAATALYLAGDQSSFTTGAELLVDGGATQL; translated from the coding sequence ATGTCTACTGAATTCGGGTGGCAGCTGGACAACAAGACCGCCCTGGTGACCGGCGCTTCTACCGGCATCGGTCTGGCCATCGCGCGCCGGTTCGCCGCTGAGGGAGCGACGGTCTACCTGACCGGCCGCCGCAAGGCCGAACTGGACACCGCCGTCGCGCAGGTCGGTGACCGGGGAATCGGCATCCAGGGTGACGTGTCGCGGCTCGACGACCTCGACCGGCTCTTCGCCGAGATCGAGGAGCGCAGCGGCCGCCTCGACATCGTCGTCGCCAACGCCGGCCTCGGGGACTACGGCCCTCTCGGCCAGATCACTGAGGAGGAGTACGAACGCACCACCTCCGTCAACCTCAAGGGCACGATCTTCACCATCCAAAAGGCCCTGCCTCTGCTGCCGGTCGGCGCCTCGGTGATTCTGCTCTCCTCCAGCGCGGCCCTGCGCGCCGCTCCGGGCCTCGGTGTCTACGCCGCTACCAAGGCCGCGATCCGCAGCCTTGCCCGCACGTGGGCCGCCGAACTGGCCGACCGTCGGATCCGGGTCAACGCCCTCACTCCCGGCCCCGTCGAGACCCCCGGCGGTGACGAACTGCGGGCCGCGTTCCCGCAGGACGACCAGTCCGCGGCGGCCGAGCCCGCCGCACCGACCCCGCTCGGTCGCGCCGGTCGCCCCGACGAGGTCGCCGCCACCGCCCTCTACCTGGCCGGAGACCAGAGCTCCTTCACCACCGGTGCGGAGCTGCTCGTCGACGGCGGCGCCACCCAGCTCTAG
- a CDS encoding NHLP bacteriocin export ABC transporter permease/ATPase subunit, translating to MEAPGQDPVIGALGALGEPVDCTGLRSLSLEGPQVLWLVVGGALDLFTVDAVEQGHWHFLGRLEPGTLVLGPVEGPQHTLIGRPLQECVLRRIPLRELYRPEYAGQGTYEGQYRSHYDTGDATLSLLEHAFSLGVGRSQRVLFEAPLDGRTTFDETVGDDDILWLPVSPGSVQYGAAFSAEAAGDLLVDPAMWQGMVNQQYRLLSALDRWIEQLERAHEDRTAAGMKAGEAVRKEADHALLTSIGRSRRGSSPATGASDDAVYAACRLVAQDSGIVLAEPATGGAVSDRIDPVERVAVASRIRTRAVRLDGRWWRENSGPLVGHRAASGAPVALLWRRGRYEAVNPLTGRRSRVGSSSAQELDERAVMFYRPLPEQPLSKRQLLRFGLFGTRGDLRKLVLAGLVTVALGSLVPIATGKVLGVYVPNAQNALIVQVSLAVIISGVVSAAFMLLQNLTILRMEGRIESTLQPAVWDRLLRLPTKFFTGRSTGELASAAMGVSAIRRVLSGTGPVVVQAGTLGVMNLGLLLWFSVPLALTAVAMLVVISGVFLTMGMWELRWQRRLVVLGNKLNNQAFQTLRGLPKLRVAAAESFAYGAWAAEFARSRELQKRAGRIKNLTTVLNAVYLPLCSLVIFVLLAGPARGSLTAAEFLTFNTSVTMLLTAVTQLTGAFVSAAAVLPMFEQIKPVLDGAPEVRGTSTQPGALSGEIEARGVSFRYSDDGPVVLDEVSLTVRPGEFVAIVGPSGCGKSTLLRLLIGFDKPVSGSVLYDGQDLTALDRAAVRRQCGVVLQNAQPLSGSILDCICGAEVFTQEEAWEAAAMAGLADDIRRMPMGLHTMISGGGSISGGQRQRLMIAQALVRRPRILFLDEATSALDNETQRTVIESTRSLRATRVVIAHRLSTVMDADRVIVMAEGRVVQEGPPAELLADTHGQLHELVRRQMN from the coding sequence ATGGAGGCTCCCGGGCAGGACCCGGTCATCGGCGCGCTGGGAGCTCTCGGCGAGCCGGTCGACTGCACCGGGCTGCGGAGTCTGTCGCTGGAGGGCCCGCAGGTGCTGTGGCTCGTAGTGGGCGGCGCCCTCGACCTGTTCACGGTGGACGCGGTGGAGCAGGGGCACTGGCACTTCCTGGGCCGGCTCGAACCGGGAACCCTCGTGCTGGGTCCGGTCGAGGGCCCGCAGCACACCCTGATCGGGCGGCCGCTCCAGGAGTGCGTGCTCCGCCGGATCCCGCTGCGTGAGCTGTACCGGCCGGAGTACGCCGGCCAGGGGACGTACGAGGGTCAGTACCGCAGCCATTACGACACGGGGGACGCCACCCTGAGCCTGCTGGAGCACGCCTTCTCGCTCGGCGTGGGCCGGAGCCAGCGGGTGCTGTTCGAGGCCCCGCTGGACGGGCGGACCACCTTCGACGAGACGGTGGGCGACGACGACATCCTGTGGCTGCCGGTGTCGCCCGGGAGTGTGCAGTACGGCGCCGCGTTCAGCGCCGAGGCGGCGGGTGACCTGCTTGTCGACCCGGCGATGTGGCAGGGGATGGTCAATCAGCAGTACCGCCTGCTGTCGGCGCTGGACCGCTGGATCGAACAGCTGGAGCGCGCTCACGAGGACCGGACCGCGGCGGGCATGAAGGCGGGCGAGGCCGTCCGCAAGGAGGCCGACCATGCGTTGCTGACCTCGATCGGCCGGTCCCGGAGGGGCTCTTCGCCCGCGACGGGTGCCTCGGACGACGCGGTGTACGCGGCCTGCCGCCTGGTGGCCCAGGACTCCGGGATCGTCCTCGCGGAGCCCGCGACGGGCGGGGCGGTGAGCGACCGGATCGACCCGGTCGAGCGGGTCGCGGTCGCCTCGCGCATCCGCACACGCGCGGTGCGGCTCGACGGGCGCTGGTGGCGGGAGAACTCCGGGCCTCTGGTGGGCCACCGGGCCGCGTCCGGGGCACCGGTCGCCCTGCTCTGGCGCCGTGGCCGCTACGAGGCGGTCAATCCGCTGACGGGGCGGCGCAGCCGGGTCGGCAGCTCCTCTGCGCAGGAGCTCGACGAGCGCGCCGTGATGTTCTACCGGCCACTGCCGGAGCAGCCGTTGAGCAAGAGGCAGCTGCTGCGCTTCGGACTGTTCGGTACCCGGGGCGACCTGCGGAAACTGGTGCTGGCGGGACTGGTGACAGTTGCGCTGGGGTCGCTGGTGCCGATCGCGACCGGCAAGGTGCTCGGCGTGTACGTACCCAACGCCCAGAACGCCCTCATCGTGCAGGTGTCACTGGCCGTCATCATCTCCGGTGTCGTCTCGGCGGCCTTCATGCTGCTGCAGAACCTCACGATCCTGCGGATGGAGGGGCGGATCGAGAGCACGCTCCAGCCCGCGGTCTGGGACCGGCTGCTGCGGCTGCCGACGAAGTTCTTCACCGGGCGCTCCACGGGGGAACTGGCGAGCGCGGCGATGGGGGTGAGCGCGATCCGCCGGGTGCTGTCCGGCACCGGTCCTGTCGTGGTGCAGGCGGGCACGCTCGGGGTGATGAATCTGGGCCTGCTGCTCTGGTTCAGTGTGCCGCTGGCGCTCACCGCCGTCGCGATGCTGGTGGTCATCTCCGGGGTGTTCCTCACCATGGGTATGTGGGAGCTCCGCTGGCAGCGCCGCCTGGTCGTGCTGGGCAACAAGCTGAACAACCAGGCGTTCCAGACGCTGCGGGGGCTGCCCAAGCTGCGGGTCGCGGCGGCCGAGAGCTTCGCGTACGGGGCATGGGCGGCGGAGTTCGCCCGCAGCCGCGAGCTGCAGAAGCGGGCGGGCCGGATCAAGAATCTGACGACGGTCCTCAACGCGGTCTATCTGCCGCTGTGTTCGCTGGTCATCTTCGTCCTGCTGGCGGGCCCGGCACGCGGGTCCCTGACGGCCGCCGAGTTCCTGACCTTCAACACGTCCGTGACGATGCTGCTGACTGCCGTCACCCAGCTCACCGGGGCGTTCGTGTCCGCAGCCGCCGTGCTGCCGATGTTCGAGCAGATCAAGCCGGTGCTCGACGGGGCACCCGAAGTACGCGGCACCAGCACCCAGCCGGGCGCACTGTCCGGGGAGATCGAAGCCCGGGGTGTGTCCTTCCGCTACTCCGACGACGGTCCCGTCGTCCTCGACGAGGTGTCGCTGACCGTCCGGCCCGGCGAGTTCGTCGCCATCGTGGGACCCAGCGGGTGCGGCAAGTCGACGTTGCTGAGGCTGCTCATCGGCTTCGACAAGCCGGTGTCGGGCAGCGTGCTGTACGACGGCCAGGATCTGACGGCGCTCGACCGGGCGGCCGTGCGCCGTCAGTGCGGGGTCGTGCTGCAGAACGCCCAGCCGCTGTCCGGATCGATCCTTGACTGCATCTGCGGTGCCGAGGTCTTCACCCAGGAGGAGGCATGGGAGGCCGCCGCCATGGCGGGGCTGGCCGATGACATCAGGCGCATGCCGATGGGGCTGCACACGATGATCTCCGGCGGCGGCTCGATCTCCGGCGGGCAGCGCCAGCGGCTGATGATCGCCCAGGCCCTCGTCCGACGCCCCCGCATCCTGTTCCTCGACGAGGCCACGAGCGCGCTCGACAACGAGACCCAGCGCACCGTGATCGAGAGCACCAGGTCCCTGCGGGCCACCCGGGTCGTCATCGCGCACCGGCTGTCCACGGTCATGGACGCCGACCGCGTGATCGTCATGGCGGAGGGCCGGGTCGTCCAGGAGGGGCCGCCCGCCGAACTCCTCGCGGACACGCACGGGCAGCTCCATGAACTGGTACGGCGTCAGATGAACTGA
- a CDS encoding IS3 family transposase, with product MSAVYAFIEAEKTTHNVALLCRLLKVARSSFYAWRAGQQARTARKAADDALAHEITVLHIASRRAYGVPRIHAELRRLGHRVNRKRIERVMRERGITGVTRRRRRSLTRPAKKAVPATDLLGRDFTAREPGTRLVGDITFIATDEGWLYLATWLDLATREVVGYSMADHHRASLVVDALTMATGRGRLQPGCIAHSDRGSEYTSKELRREIGRLGLRQSMGRTGSCFDNAAAESFFAVLKEEIGTRQWRDRATARAEIFAFIETFYNRRRLRKHPVWGYLTPLEIRQRHEQGHALAA from the coding sequence GTGAGCGCGGTGTATGCGTTCATCGAGGCGGAGAAGACCACCCACAACGTCGCCCTCCTGTGCCGGCTGCTGAAAGTGGCCCGCTCCTCCTTCTATGCCTGGCGGGCCGGGCAGCAGGCCCGCACCGCCCGGAAGGCTGCCGACGACGCCCTCGCGCACGAGATCACGGTGTTGCACATCGCCTCGCGGCGCGCGTACGGAGTGCCGCGCATCCACGCTGAGCTGCGTCGGCTCGGTCACCGGGTCAACCGCAAGCGCATCGAGCGAGTCATGCGCGAACGCGGCATTACCGGAGTCACCCGCCGCAGGCGGCGGAGTCTGACCCGTCCGGCGAAGAAGGCCGTGCCCGCGACGGACCTGCTCGGCCGTGACTTCACCGCCCGTGAGCCCGGCACTCGGCTGGTCGGCGATATCACCTTCATCGCCACCGACGAGGGCTGGCTCTACCTCGCGACCTGGCTGGACCTGGCGACCCGCGAGGTGGTCGGCTACTCGATGGCCGACCATCACCGGGCGAGCCTGGTCGTCGACGCACTGACCATGGCCACCGGCCGCGGCCGTCTGCAGCCCGGCTGCATCGCGCACTCGGACCGAGGCAGCGAGTACACGTCCAAGGAACTCCGCCGTGAGATAGGCCGGTTGGGGCTTCGGCAGAGCATGGGCCGGACCGGCTCGTGCTTCGACAATGCCGCCGCCGAGTCGTTCTTCGCGGTACTGAAGGAAGAGATCGGCACCCGCCAGTGGCGCGACCGGGCCACCGCCCGCGCCGAGATCTTCGCGTTCATCGAGACCTTCTACAACCGCAGG
- a CDS encoding type A2 lantipeptide yields MNYTPQVETAEISDSDLDNVSGGLVGGLVGNVTGTAESIVPVAGLVGSVTGLVEGSTGVNTGAVTGLATGLTAGL; encoded by the coding sequence ATGAACTACACCCCCCAGGTCGAGACCGCCGAGATCTCCGACAGCGACCTCGACAACGTCTCGGGCGGCCTCGTCGGCGGTCTCGTCGGCAACGTCACGGGCACCGCCGAGAGCATCGTCCCGGTCGCCGGCCTCGTCGGCTCGGTCACCGGTCTCGTCGAGGGCTCCACCGGCGTGAACACGGGCGCGGTCACCGGCCTGGCCACCGGCCTCACCGCCGGTCTCTGA
- a CDS encoding aldo/keto reductase, with translation METTNETTAAGTHAPYTRTLGRSGIEVSALGFGCWAIGGQWQGPDGSPLGWGKVDDEESVRAVRRALDLGVTFFDTADVYGTGHSERVLGRALGRRRADVVVATKWGNLFDEESKVLTGCDDSPAYVRRALTASLARLGTDYVDLYQLHLSDADPERATLLRDACEDLVREGLVRAYAWSTDDPGRAAVFAEGPHCAAVQHRCNILQDAPEMLTLCEEFDLASINRSPLAMGLLTGKYLPGSTLAAGDIRSAPPAWLPGFVAGGGADPQWLVRVEAVRSVLTSRGRTLATGALAWLWARSPRTVPIPGFRTVTQAEENAGALEFGPLAEEELAEIGRVLGA, from the coding sequence ATGGAGACGACCAACGAGACGACGGCCGCCGGTACGCACGCGCCGTACACAAGGACCCTCGGACGAAGCGGAATCGAGGTGAGCGCCCTCGGTTTTGGCTGCTGGGCCATCGGCGGACAATGGCAGGGGCCCGACGGGAGCCCGCTCGGCTGGGGCAAGGTCGATGACGAGGAGTCCGTGCGTGCCGTGCGCCGTGCGCTGGACCTCGGCGTGACCTTCTTCGACACCGCCGACGTCTACGGGACCGGGCACAGCGAGCGCGTACTGGGACGGGCCCTCGGCAGGCGCAGGGCGGACGTCGTCGTGGCCACCAAGTGGGGCAACCTCTTCGACGAGGAGAGCAAGGTCCTCACGGGCTGCGACGACTCACCGGCGTACGTACGCCGTGCGCTGACGGCGTCGCTCGCCAGGCTCGGCACCGATTACGTGGACCTGTACCAGTTGCATCTGTCGGACGCGGATCCCGAACGGGCCACTCTCCTGCGGGACGCCTGCGAAGATCTTGTGCGGGAAGGGCTCGTCCGCGCGTACGCATGGAGCACCGACGACCCGGGGCGCGCGGCAGTCTTCGCCGAGGGCCCGCACTGCGCGGCCGTGCAGCACCGCTGCAACATCCTCCAGGACGCGCCCGAAATGCTCACCTTGTGTGAGGAGTTCGACCTCGCGAGCATCAACCGCAGCCCGCTTGCGATGGGGCTGCTGACCGGGAAGTACCTGCCGGGGAGCACGCTCGCCGCCGGTGACATCCGTAGCGCGCCGCCTGCCTGGCTGCCGGGTTTCGTGGCGGGTGGTGGTGCCGATCCGCAGTGGCTGGTACGCGTCGAGGCGGTACGGTCCGTCCTCACGAGCCGCGGGCGCACTCTCGCCACGGGCGCGCTGGCCTGGCTGTGGGCGCGCAGCCCGCGGACGGTGCCCATCCCCGGCTTTCGGACGGTCACGCAGGCGGAGGAGAACGCCGGGGCGCTGGAGTTCGGGCCGCTGGCGGAGGAGGAGCTCGCAGAGATCGGGCGTGTACTGGGGGCTTGA
- a CDS encoding DUF2399 domain-containing protein: MVENPSFLALALRRFGPDCPPLVCTSGRPNSAAIQLLRLLIDRGAALRYHGDFDGEGIRWPSVTLQKPERVLEAASYLH, encoded by the coding sequence GTGGTGGAGAACCCCAGCTTCCTGGCCCTCGCCCTTCGCCGCTTCGGCCCCGACTGCCCGCCGCTCGTCTGCACGTCCGGCCGGCCCAACAGCGCCGCGATCCAGCTCCTGCGCCTACTCATCGACCGGGGTGCCGCTCTTCGTTACCACGGTGACTTCGACGGCGAGGGCATCCGCTGGCCGTCTGTGACGCTCCAGAAGCCCGAAAGGGTGCTCGAAGCGGCCTCGTACCTGCACTGA
- a CDS encoding NHLP family bacteriocin export ABC transporter peptidase/permease/ATPase subunit, whose amino-acid sequence MTAPHPSPTAQHLPPPGRGRHRPEGIPGNRRRSRPAPKPGRTKTVHTPTVLQMEALECGAASLAMVLGHYGRHVPLEELRIACGVSRDGSRASNVLKAARSYGLQAKGMQMEPAALSEVQAPAILFWEFNHYVVYDGVGRRLGRRGVHINDPDKGRRFVPAEDFDTSFTGVVLVLEPGEDFERGGRKPGVMAALPARLRGTTGTMLVALLASLLLVAVGATLPALSRTYIDMFMIGEQTSLLGVLFAAMGTMVALTVVLTWLQQANLLRGRIISSTLGSARFFRHLLRLPVTFFSQRSPADLVQRLQSNDAVAETLARDLTAAGVDGIVVLLYAFLLWTYDPQLTVIGVGIALLNVVAMRIVIRLRAVGTQKLRADSARLTNTSYTGLQLIETMKATGGENGYFRRWAGQHATTLDEQQRLGVPSAWLGVVAPTLATLNSAVILWIGGLRAVEGHISIGLLVAFQALVTRFTAPVTRLNGVAGRVQDFAADVARLKDVENFPVDALYSRREPAASTRRLKGHVTLEDITFGYSPLDKPLLTGFSLSVGPGQQVALVGGSGSGKSTVSRLISGLYSPWEGTIRIDGQRLEDIPRGALAASVSFVDQDVFLFEGTVRDNVALWDPSVPDEAVTEALRDAALYDVVARRPRGIHSRVEQDGRNFSGGQRQRLEIARALVRRPSILVLDEVTSALDAETERVIIDNLRRRGCACVVIAHRLSTVRDSDEIVVLDHGTVVERGRHENLVAAGGPYADLVREH is encoded by the coding sequence GTGACCGCACCGCACCCGTCCCCCACCGCCCAGCATCTGCCGCCGCCCGGCCGCGGCAGGCACCGCCCGGAGGGAATCCCGGGCAACAGGCGGCGATCGCGTCCGGCGCCGAAGCCCGGGCGGACGAAGACCGTGCACACCCCCACCGTGCTCCAGATGGAGGCCCTGGAGTGCGGTGCGGCCTCGCTGGCAATGGTGCTCGGCCACTACGGCCGCCATGTGCCGCTGGAGGAGCTGCGGATCGCCTGCGGCGTCTCGCGTGACGGCTCACGCGCCAGCAACGTGCTCAAGGCGGCCCGTAGTTACGGCCTCCAGGCCAAGGGCATGCAGATGGAGCCCGCGGCCCTCTCCGAGGTCCAGGCGCCCGCGATCCTCTTCTGGGAGTTCAACCACTACGTCGTGTACGACGGCGTGGGACGCCGTCTCGGACGGCGGGGCGTGCACATCAACGACCCCGACAAGGGACGCCGGTTCGTGCCCGCCGAGGATTTCGACACCAGCTTCACCGGGGTCGTCCTCGTCCTCGAACCCGGCGAGGACTTCGAGCGCGGCGGCCGGAAGCCCGGCGTCATGGCCGCGCTGCCGGCCCGGCTGCGCGGCACCACGGGCACGATGCTGGTCGCCCTGCTCGCCAGTCTGCTGCTGGTGGCCGTCGGGGCGACGCTCCCGGCCCTGAGCCGCACCTACATCGACATGTTCATGATCGGTGAACAGACCTCGCTGCTGGGTGTGCTGTTCGCCGCGATGGGCACCATGGTCGCCCTCACCGTCGTACTGACGTGGCTGCAGCAGGCGAATCTGCTGCGCGGGCGCATCATCTCGTCCACGCTCGGCAGCGCGCGCTTCTTCCGGCATCTGCTCCGGCTGCCGGTCACCTTCTTCTCGCAGCGCAGCCCGGCCGACCTGGTCCAGCGCCTCCAGTCCAACGACGCCGTGGCCGAGACTCTCGCCCGGGACCTCACCGCGGCAGGCGTGGACGGCATCGTCGTCCTCCTCTACGCGTTCCTGCTCTGGACGTACGATCCGCAGCTGACCGTCATCGGGGTGGGGATCGCGCTGCTCAACGTGGTCGCGATGCGCATCGTCATACGGTTGCGGGCTGTCGGCACGCAGAAACTGCGGGCCGACAGCGCACGGCTCACGAACACCTCGTACACCGGTCTCCAGCTGATCGAGACGATGAAGGCCACGGGTGGCGAGAACGGGTACTTCCGGCGGTGGGCCGGGCAGCACGCGACGACTCTGGACGAGCAGCAGCGCCTCGGGGTGCCGAGCGCCTGGCTGGGCGTCGTCGCCCCCACCCTCGCGACGCTCAACAGCGCGGTGATCCTGTGGATCGGCGGGCTGCGGGCCGTGGAGGGGCACATCTCGATCGGTCTGCTCGTCGCCTTCCAGGCTCTGGTGACCCGCTTCACCGCGCCGGTCACAAGGCTCAACGGGGTGGCGGGCCGCGTCCAGGACTTCGCGGCCGATGTGGCCCGTCTCAAGGACGTCGAGAACTTCCCGGTCGACGCGCTGTACTCCCGCCGTGAGCCCGCCGCGAGTACCCGCCGCCTCAAGGGCCATGTGACGCTGGAGGACATCACCTTCGGCTACAGCCCGCTCGACAAGCCGCTGCTCACCGGTTTCTCGCTGTCCGTGGGGCCGGGGCAGCAGGTGGCGCTCGTCGGCGGCTCGGGCAGCGGCAAGTCGACGGTCTCCCGGCTCATCTCGGGTCTCTACAGCCCGTGGGAGGGCACGATCCGTATCGACGGGCAGCGTCTGGAGGACATACCCCGGGGCGCGCTGGCCGCGTCCGTGTCCTTCGTCGACCAGGACGTCTTCCTCTTCGAGGGGACGGTCCGGGACAACGTGGCGCTGTGGGATCCCTCGGTCCCGGACGAGGCGGTGACCGAGGCCCTGCGGGACGCCGCCCTGTACGACGTCGTCGCCCGCCGCCCTCGTGGCATCCACAGCCGGGTGGAGCAGGACGGCCGGAACTTCTCCGGCGGGCAGCGTCAGCGCCTGGAGATCGCCCGCGCGCTCGTGCGCCGCCCCAGCATCCTGGTCCTGGACGAGGTCACCAGCGCGCTGGACGCCGAGACGGAGCGGGTCATCATCGACAACCTGCGCAGGCGCGGCTGTGCCTGTGTCGTGATCGCGCACCGGCTGAGCACCGTGCGCGACAGCGACGAGATCGTGGTCCTGGACCACGGGACCGTCGTGGAACGCGGCCGGCACGAGAATCTGGTGGCCGCCGGGGGCCCCTACGCCGATCTGGTCAGGGAGCACTGA
- a CDS encoding SDR family oxidoreductase encodes MTVNVVQPGATDTDMNPADGPFAATQLAMTPLGRFGTTDDIAKAVVFLASEDAAFITGALLTIDGGFSI; translated from the coding sequence ATCACCGTCAATGTCGTACAGCCCGGGGCGACCGACACGGACATGAATCCCGCGGACGGCCCGTTCGCGGCCACTCAGTTGGCGATGACGCCCCTCGGCCGCTTCGGCACCACTGACGATATCGCCAAGGCGGTCGTCTTCCTCGCAAGCGAGGACGCCGCGTTCATCACGGGCGCGCTGTTGACCATCGACGGCGGATTCAGCATCTGA